A segment of the Candidatus Zixiibacteriota bacterium genome:
GAAAATAAAAAGGGCAAGCCGTACAATCCGGTGGAAACCGAGGAAAAATGGTCCAAAAAATGGATAGAATCTGCAGCATTTCATGGAGATCCGAATACAGAGAAAAAACCGTTTACGATCGTTATTCCTCCTCCGAATGTAACCGACGTTCTCCATCTCGGCCATGCTCTCAATAATACTATACAGGATATTCTAATTCGCCATAAAAGAATGCAAGGCTATGAGGCTGAATGGCTTCCGGGTTCCGACCATGCCGGTATCGCGACCCAGGTGATCGTCGAAAAACAGCTTATTAAAGAAGGCACCACCCGGCGGGAGGTGGGCCGAGACAAATTTGTTGAACGAGTCTGGACATGGGCCAATCAGAATAAAGATACTATTCTTAATCAATTGAAAAAAATCGGAAGCTCCTGCGATTGGCAAAGAACCAGATTTACTTATGATGAAGATCTGTCAAATGCCGTTAAAGAGGTCTTCATTCGCCTGTATGAGAAAGGACTGATTTATCGCGGTCATAGGATTGTTAATTGGTGCCCCAAAGACCAAACGTCGATCTCTGATGATGAAGTCGAACATAAAGAAATCGATAGCTATCTGTGGCATATCAGATATAAACTCAAAGGGAGCGATGATTATCTAACGGTCGCCACGACTCGCCCTGAGACGATGCTTGGTGATACCGCTTTGGCGGTAAATCCCAAGGATGCTCGATATAAAAAGCTGGTCGGCAAAACCGTTATTTTGCCGATTCTGGAGCGTGAAATTCCCATCGTTGCTGACAATTTCGTCGATACGGAATTTGGAACCGGGGTGGTTAAAGTAACACCGGCTCACGATCCCAATGACTTCGAAATCGGCCGCCGGCACGATTTGGAACAGGTCAATATCATGAACCTCGATGGAACGCTCAATGAAAACGCTGGTAAATATAAGGGATTTGATAGATTTGAGGGTCGTAAGCGGCTTTTGAAAGATCTTGATTCTAAAGGATATCTGGTTAAGACTGAAAAATACAAACTCTCGGTCGGTACTCACGACCGCTGCAGCACGATCATTGAGCCGATGCTATCGGAGCAGTGGTTCGTCAAAATGGAGTCATTGGCCAAACCGGGTATTGAGGCGGTTAAATCGAGTAAAATTCGTTTCCATCCTGAGCATTGGACTAAAACCTATCTGCACTGGATGGAGAATATCCAGGACTGGTGTATTTCTCGTCAATTATGGTGGGGACATCGAATTCCGATTTACTATTGCCAGGAATGCGGAGAGACTATCGCGGCCCGAGTGCATCCGGAAAAATGTCCCAAATGTTCATCGGAAATCATCAATCAAGATGAAGATGTTCTTGATACCTGGTTTTCATCATGGCTGTGGCCTTTTTCGGTTTTCGGCTGGCCCAATCAGACCAAACTGCTGAAGACTTTTTATCCCACAGATGTTCTCGTCACCGGTCCGGATATCATCTTTCTCTGGGTCGCGCGTATGGTAATGGCCGGATATGAATTCTTGGGTAATCTGCCATTTACGGACGTATACATTCACGGTATGGTTCGCGATTCCGAAGGTGTCAAAATGTCCAAGTCGCTGGGCAACGGTATTGATCCGGTTTTAATTGTCAATCAGCACGGCGCTGACGCCCTACGAATAT
Coding sequences within it:
- a CDS encoding valine--tRNA ligase, with the protein product MAEENKKGKPYNPVETEEKWSKKWIESAAFHGDPNTEKKPFTIVIPPPNVTDVLHLGHALNNTIQDILIRHKRMQGYEAEWLPGSDHAGIATQVIVEKQLIKEGTTRREVGRDKFVERVWTWANQNKDTILNQLKKIGSSCDWQRTRFTYDEDLSNAVKEVFIRLYEKGLIYRGHRIVNWCPKDQTSISDDEVEHKEIDSYLWHIRYKLKGSDDYLTVATTRPETMLGDTALAVNPKDARYKKLVGKTVILPILEREIPIVADNFVDTEFGTGVVKVTPAHDPNDFEIGRRHDLEQVNIMNLDGTLNENAGKYKGFDRFEGRKRLLKDLDSKGYLVKTEKYKLSVGTHDRCSTIIEPMLSEQWFVKMESLAKPGIEAVKSSKIRFHPEHWTKTYLHWMENIQDWCISRQLWWGHRIPIYYCQECGETIAARVHPEKCPKCSSEIINQDEDVLDTWFSSWLWPFSVFGWPNQTKLLKTFYPTDVLVTGPDIIFLWVARMVMAGYEFLGNLPFTDVYIHGMVRDSEGVKMSKSLGNGIDPVLIVNQHGADALRISLILATPDGQDPWIGHNSFELGRNFNNKLWNASRFVMMNLGEEKLDIDSLPDENLILIDKWILSRLDKTIKGVDRQFNEFRLNNAAKVLYDFVWKDFCDWYIELIKPRLYDGTNEEKRTARQVAGYVLKRILRLMHPFIPFMTEEIYSRLNDDDNGTILFGPWPEQDGRFEDEELETRLSRIQQVVNAIRNIRSEMNVPPGKKAEVHIRVEDESLGKILTEYFDYYKGLAKIEKVSIGSDIKKPPLSASAVLPGAEIFIPLEGLIDIDFERKRLQKELGGLQNQLEKLSRKLANPDFLANAPKDVIEKDKNKKADYEARVEKLNENLEQLLSW